Proteins encoded within one genomic window of Anastrepha ludens isolate Willacy chromosome 4, idAnaLude1.1, whole genome shotgun sequence:
- the LOC128860753 gene encoding protein snakeskin-like, which produces MEWSLIWIASIVIKALKLILNLAILIIYRVGAGGYFLGVGGTWNLWEEKSAGCEIFASGVFIGFIVYTGVHTIAYFFGPNKYRHELTDTMMNVVGTFLWVLVGGIALHYWVGYMDTRDYSYLGVQHVPVTASSDKLIGIIMGSLCILEGALYLVDTVMSCLHYSKGDTEYTGVAR; this is translated from the exons ATGGAGTGGTCCTTAATTTGGATAGCTTCAATTGTCATAAAAGCTTTGAAATTG ATTCTGAATTTGGCTATCCTTATAATTTATCGAGTCGGTGCTGGTGGCTACTTTCTTGGAGTTGGCGGCACATGGAACCTTTGGGAGGAGAAAAGTGCCGGTTGTGAAATATTCGCTTCTGGTGTTTTCATTGGCTTCATTGTGTACACCGGCGTGCATACCATTGCCTACTTCTTTGGTCCCAACAAATACAGACA CGAACTCACCGACACAATGATGAACGTTGTTGGCACCTTCTTGTGGGTACTAGTCGGTGGTATTGCGCTTCACTATTGGGTAGGCTACATGGACACGAGGGACTACTCATATTTGGGAGTACAGCATGTGCCAGTGACCGCGAGCAGTGACAAGTTGATTGGCATTATTATGGGCTCACTGTGTATTCTCGAGGGAGCTTTGTATTTGGTAGACACGGTAATGAGTTGCCTGCACTATTCGAAGGGTGATACGGAGTATACTGGAGTGGCGCGCTAG